The Streptomyces durmitorensis genome contains the following window.
ACCCAGGTGAACTGGGAGGCCGTCGCCAAGGCCGAGCCCGAGGTCGTCATCATCTTCGACTACGGCGACATGCCCGCCAAGAAGAAGATCGACTTCCTGAAGAAGTCCCCGCACACCAAGGAACTGCCCGCCGTGAAGAAGAACAACTTCTTCGTGCTCGACTACAACGAGGGCATCAGCGGGCCGCGCAACATCGACGGCCTGGAGAAGTTCGGGAAGTACGTGCGGGAACTGAAGCGGTGAAGCCGGCCGCGACTCACTGAGCCTCGTCTCACCGAGTCGCGCCTCACTGAGCCTCGTCGAGGGCGCCCGTCAGGCGGCCGAGGAGGCCCTGCAGGACAAGGACCTCCTCGACCGTCATGCCGGTCGAGGCGAGGATCCGGCGCGGCACGGGCAGGGCACGCTCACGCAGCTCCACTCCGCCCTCGGTCAGCTGGACGGTGACGGAGCGCTCATCGGCGGCACTGCGCTCACGCCGTACGAGCCCCGCGGTCTCCAGCCGCTTCAGGAGCGGTGAGAGCGTCCCGGAGTCCAGGCGCAGCCGCTCGCCGATCGCCTTGACGGGCTGCGGGCCGCTCTCCCAGAGCACCAGCATCACCAGGTACTGGGGATAGGTGAGGCCCAGGTCCTTGAGGGCATCGCGGTAGACGCCGCCGAAGGCGCGCGAGGCGGCGTGCAGCGAGAAGCAGACCTGGTGGTCGAGGCGGAGGAGCTCGGCGTCGGGCAGTCCCGGTTCCGTGGTCGGCGATGGCGTCATGGATCCAGGGTACCTGCCACACGCCATTCAGTTGTGCACAACTAAATCGTGTGCAACCATTACTGACGTGACCGAGCGAACGAACCCCGTTCATCTCGTTCGTCGACCGAGGGAAGAGGACACCCCCATGAACGCGCTGTACACCGCCGTCGCCACCGCCAATGGCCGCGAGGGCCGCGCCGTCAGCTCCGACGGCCAGATCGACCTCGCGCTCGCCATGCCGCCCGCCCTCGGCGGCAACGGCCAGGGCACCAACCCCGAGCAGCTCTTCGCCGCCGGGTACGCGGCCTGCTTCGCCAGCGCGATGGGCGCGGTCGCCCGTGAGATGAAGGTCGACACCAAGGACGTCTCGGTGACCGCCGAGGTCTCCATCGGCAAGGACGGCGCGGGCTTCGGCCTCGCGGTCGTGATGCGCGTGGAGCTGCCGGACTCCCTGGCGGGCGAGACCGGTCAGCAGCTGGTCGAGGCGACGCACGCGTACTGCCCGTACTCCAAGGCCACGCGCGGCAACATCGAGGTCGAGCTCGTCATCGAGTAGGGATCGAACAAGAGAGGGCCGGACGGCGGGTACCGTAGAGGTACCGATCTCATGGGCCTCCTGGTGGGCTGCGTGAACCCCAGGAGGCCCAGCATGACGACGAACCGCGGACGCAAGGACGTGATCCGGAACCGGATGACGTCGACCGGCGAGTCGTACAACGTCGCCGCCCGCAACCTCAAGGCCATGAAGGACATGGGCGCCACCCGCGAGGCCGTCGTCACGCAGCGCTGGCAGCCCGCCGAGACCCTGGACGTGCCGTGCCCCTGCGGCGGCACCTGCGAGCCCGGCGAGAAGTGCGACCACTGCCACGCCCGCCACCGCCACGTGGCCCGCTACCCCGGCAGCCGCACCGAGGTCGAGACCTGGGTCGACTGCTACGACTGCATGGGCTGCTCGTCCTCGTACACGATCACCGTCGTCCTGCCCGGCCGCCCGTGGGGCGTCGCCGAGACGGTGATCCAGGGCGCGTCCGCCGAGCCGGTGATCCGCGCCACGGTCTTCCCGGGCGTGAAGCACCCGCTGCTGCGTCCCGAGACGCCGGACGAGGACTGAGCCCCGCCGGGCTCCCTGAGCGGGGTCCGGAGCGTGTCCGGTATCCGAATATGGCTGACCGGCATCTGACCGGTTTCCTCCCTTGACGGTGGGTCGTCCCACCTTCAATATCAGGCAACGCACATCGCGCCACACACCTCACCTCACGCTCAGCGCAGCTCCAGCGCCCTGCGGCATCCGCGTCGCAGGGCGTCAGTACGTTCCGTCCCCCTCGCTGTTCGGAATTCGGAGCCCCACATGAGAATCTCCAGACCCGCCATGCCCCGCGCCATAAGACGGGCCACCGCAGGCGTCGCCACCCTCGCCGCGGCAGGGCTGATCGCCGTCACCGCGCCGACCGCCCTCGCGGCCCCGTCCCCGACGCTCGCGGCCCCCGACATCCCGCTCGCCAACGTCAAGGCGCACCTGACGCAGTTCCAGTCCATCGCCACGGCCAACGGCGGCAACCGCGCCCACGGACGCCCCGGCTACAAGGCATCGATCGACTACGCGAAGGCCAAGCTGGACGCGGCCGGTTTCACCACCACCGTGCAGCAGTTCACCTCCAGCGGCGCCACCGGCTACAACCTCATCGCGGACTGGCCGGGCGGCGACCCGAACAAGGTCCTGATGGCGGGCGCCCACCTCGACAGCGTCACCTCTGGCCCCGGCATCAACGACAACGGCTCGGGCTCGGCCGGTGTCCTGGAGACCGCGCTCGCCGTCTCGCGCGCGCAGCTGCAGCCGACCAAGCACCTGCGGTTCGCCTGGTGGGGCGCGGAGGAGCTGGGCCTGATCGGGTCGAAGTACTACGTCAACAACCTTCCCGCCACCGAGCGTTCGAAGGTCTCCGGCTATCTCAACTTCGACATGATCGGCTCCCCGAACCCGGGCTACTTCGTCTACGACGACGACCCCACCATCGAGAAGACCTTCAAGGACTTCTACGCGGGTCTGAACGTCCCCACGGAGATAGAGACCGAGGGCGACGGCCGCTCCGACCACGCCAGCTTCAAGAACGTGGGCATCCCGGTCGGCGGCCTCTTCACCGGCGCGAGCCGTACGAAGTCCAGCGCCCAGGCCCAGAAGTGGGGCGGCACGGCGGGCCAGGCCTTCGACCGCTGCTACCACTCGTCCTGCGACACCACGGCGAACATCAACGACACCGCCCTGGACCGCAACAGCGACGCCATCGCCCACGCCGTCTGGACCCTGGGCACGGAGACTCCCGTCCCGCCCGGTGACTCGTACGAGAACACCACGGACGTCGCCATCCCGGACAACGGCGCGGCCGTGACCTCGACGGTGAACGTCACCGGCCGCACGGGCAACGCCCCGGCCACCCTCAAGGCGGACGTCGACATCCGGCACACCTGGCGCGGCGACGTGGTCGTCGACCTGCTCGCCCCGGACGGCACGGCCTACCGCCTGAAGAACTCCAGCAGCAACGACTCGGCCGACAACGTCATCGCGACGTACACGGTCAACGCGTCGAGCGAGGCGGCGAACGGCGCCTGGAAGCTGCGGGTGCAGGACGTGGCGGCGCAGGACACCGGCTACATCAACAGCTGGAAGCTGACGTTCTGACCCCGCTCCGTCCGGCGGTGGCTCCCGCGTCTACCCGGCGTCGGGAGCTCCCGCCTCCCGCGGACCCGACACGACCCGCGCCGCCAGATCCAGGAACGCCTCCGCCGTGCGTCCTCTGAGGCGGGCGAGTTCCTTGGCGCGGTGTTCGGAGAGGTGGAGGTCGAAGGGGATGAGGACGGTGCCGGCGCACGCGTCGGTGAAGCGCTCCTCGACCTCCGTGTCCCGCAGGGGCTTGTCGATGCCGCCGAGGCGGGACGCGACGATCAGGGCCTGGCCGGCCAGTTCCTCGCGACCCCGCTCGCGCAGGTCGTCGAGGAGCTCGGCGGCGGCCGTCACGGAGTAGGTCGAGGTCGTGCAGCAGACGATCAGACGGTCGGCCATGTCCAGGGCCACGTCGAGCGCCGGGTCCCGCGGCGGCGCCGCCCAGTCGGTCAGCATCACGGGGTAGTGGCGGGCCGTCATCGTGAGGATGCGGCGGTACTCCTCGGCGTAGGCCGGGCTGCGGACGGCGTAGCTGGCCCGGTGCGCGAGGATTTCAAGGCCCGAGGGGGCGAGGCTGGTCAGGCGGCGGATGTCGGCGTGGCCCGCGTCCATCGGCAGCCTGGTGAGATCGCGGGGTGTCGCGGTGTTCTGCCGGACCAGGTAGCCGTTCAGGTCACCGCTGACCGGGGCGCCGTCCATGGCGAGGACCGGCTCGCCGCGCACCGCCACGAACAGCGAGCCCAGCATGAACGTGGTGGTGGACCGGCCGCAGCTCGGGTGGGCGCCGACCACGATGACGCGTCTGCTGTACGTGAGGGGGCGGCGGGCCAGGGACAGGCGGTTCTCGTGCGCGGCGCGGGCGCCTCCGATCCCCAGGTCCACGCGGAGGCTGCGACGGCCGATCCGGGAAGCGGCCGGAGCGCTCTGCTCGCTCGCCGTGGTCTGCAGGGGCGGGCGCGGAGGCACGCGGCCGGAGGAGGCCGCCGGCTGTCCGGAGGGCTTCCCGTCGCCGCGCATGGCCTGCGCGATCGCGACGTACCGGGCCAGCCTGTCGGCGACCGAGGCTGCGGTGGGCCGCCTGCCCGGGTCCGCGTCCAGGCACTGCTTGACCATGTCGCGAAGGGGCTGCCAGGTGGTGCCCTGCCAGAGCTGCATGCCGTCGGGCAGGCCGGGCAGGGAGGTCTGCCGCTTGCTGCTGATCAACCGCAGCAGTTCGCCGAGGGACTTGACGTTGTCCTCTCGCGTCGGCGCGGCTCCCGCACCGGAGAACTCACCGTCCACGACGCAGTCCGAGAGGCCGACGAGCACCACGGACCGTTCCAGGACCATCACCGAGTCCGGGGTGAGACCGGCCGGAACCAGCCCGTTGAGATGGCAGATGCTCAGCGCGCTCGCCAGGTGCCAGGCGAGCAGCAGGCTGGTGAGGATGTCGAACGCGGAGGTGCCTTCCGGCGTTTCGTACGCGAGGAGTTCATTGAGCCGGGGCGGCTGCAGATCCGTGTTCCCGGGGGCCGCGACCAGCCGCATGGCGAGCCAGGCGGGGCGGTCGTCGAGTCCGGAGGCCAGGAGCTCGGGGGCGTAGCGCCCGTTCATCCGGCGCAGCGCCTCGGCCTCGGTGATCAGCAACTGCTCGGTGGCCACGGGCAGATCGGGACGTGCCACCCGCAGGGCCGCCTCGCCGCCGCTGTCGTCCCGGCCTCGGTAGACCAAGGTGCGGGTGCCTGCCCTGCGGCCGAGCAGCTGAAAGCGGCCGAGGCGCTTGGGATCCTGCGGGGTCAAGGGTGCCCACGGCTCCGCACGGGGCCCGTCCGGCGCGTCGAAGGCCGGGACACGGGGCTGCGCCGCCACGCCGAACCGTGCGAGGAGCCGGCGTTCGACCGCGGTGAAGGAATGGAAGGCGGCGGGCACCGTGTCCGCTCCTTCGGGGTGGGTGAGCCAGGCGGGGAAGTCCGGTGAGCGGCCGGCCAGTTGTTCCAGGCGCCGGCCGATGGCCCGCCCGGTGCGGAGCAGTTCGGAGCTGGGCACGGCGTCGAGGAGCGCGGTCTTGCTCTCCTCCGTGAAGTCGAAGATGCGGTGCTTCGCGGGCAGCGGCCCCGGCACGGGAGCCGGGTACGGGTGCATCAGACCCCCCAGGAAGACCTCGGCCAGCTGCGCGGCCGGGGCCCGCCAGGGCACGGCGGACTGCACGAGCCGCATGACGGGCACGGACAGCGGGGAGACGGCGGCCAGATGCGCGGCCAGCCGGTACGCCTCCGGGGATGCCGCGTCACGGAAGTGCTGGATGCCGCGGACCTCGCGCCCCGGGGTGATCGGCGCGAGCCGCTGCGGGCGGGCCAGGAGGGGCAGTTCGACGGTGGTGCCCGGCGAGGTGAGCAGCAGCGACCAGTCCCGCAGCGACTCCGCCACCGGTTCGAGGACGGGGATGGGCACGCCGGAGAAGTCGGCGACGCCCACGGGCAGCACCCGGTCGGTGATCTCCCACGACGTGTTGGCGCCGCCGGTCCTGCGGGT
Protein-coding sequences here:
- a CDS encoding organic hydroperoxide resistance protein, whose protein sequence is MNALYTAVATANGREGRAVSSDGQIDLALAMPPALGGNGQGTNPEQLFAAGYAACFASAMGAVAREMKVDTKDVSVTAEVSIGKDGAGFGLAVVMRVELPDSLAGETGQQLVEATHAYCPYSKATRGNIEVELVIE
- a CDS encoding MarR family winged helix-turn-helix transcriptional regulator, which encodes MTPSPTTEPGLPDAELLRLDHQVCFSLHAASRAFGGVYRDALKDLGLTYPQYLVMLVLWESGPQPVKAIGERLRLDSGTLSPLLKRLETAGLVRRERSAADERSVTVQLTEGGVELRERALPVPRRILASTGMTVEEVLVLQGLLGRLTGALDEAQ
- a CDS encoding M28 family metallopeptidase, with amino-acid sequence MPRAIRRATAGVATLAAAGLIAVTAPTALAAPSPTLAAPDIPLANVKAHLTQFQSIATANGGNRAHGRPGYKASIDYAKAKLDAAGFTTTVQQFTSSGATGYNLIADWPGGDPNKVLMAGAHLDSVTSGPGINDNGSGSAGVLETALAVSRAQLQPTKHLRFAWWGAEELGLIGSKYYVNNLPATERSKVSGYLNFDMIGSPNPGYFVYDDDPTIEKTFKDFYAGLNVPTEIETEGDGRSDHASFKNVGIPVGGLFTGASRTKSSAQAQKWGGTAGQAFDRCYHSSCDTTANINDTALDRNSDAIAHAVWTLGTETPVPPGDSYENTTDVAIPDNGAAVTSTVNVTGRTGNAPATLKADVDIRHTWRGDVVVDLLAPDGTAYRLKNSSSNDSADNVIATYTVNASSEAANGAWKLRVQDVAAQDTGYINSWKLTF
- a CDS encoding SAV_2336 N-terminal domain-related protein gives rise to the protein MDRRDDTLATALRVLKAAGQSLDAQEVLDVLWLAHRLTDGPGELPLERASRRAHSRPEPSPHGEASEPAEDDGEPPEPATPDDDLPDLTTPELHAASLPPLVPDRPAPLPADEEQPALPLRVPEDKALRQELLIGRALRPLKRKRPSRWRQELDEAATAAALAETRLPDVVMRPARERWLHLALVVDGGLSMLLWHRLAADLRTALQRLAAFRSIRVLGLDTRGADTPVLHGRPFDSGGSTMSPSTLLDPTGQTLVLVVSDGLGSAWRRGTMHDTLLEWATRGPVAVLHTLPPALWDGSGIQADRWQATTRRTGGANTSWEITDRVLPVGVADFSGVPIPVLEPVAESLRDWSLLLTSPGTTVELPLLARPQRLAPITPGREVRGIQHFRDAASPEAYRLAAHLAAVSPLSVPVMRLVQSAVPWRAPAAQLAEVFLGGLMHPYPAPVPGPLPAKHRIFDFTEESKTALLDAVPSSELLRTGRAIGRRLEQLAGRSPDFPAWLTHPEGADTVPAAFHSFTAVERRLLARFGVAAQPRVPAFDAPDGPRAEPWAPLTPQDPKRLGRFQLLGRRAGTRTLVYRGRDDSGGEAALRVARPDLPVATEQLLITEAEALRRMNGRYAPELLASGLDDRPAWLAMRLVAAPGNTDLQPPRLNELLAYETPEGTSAFDILTSLLLAWHLASALSICHLNGLVPAGLTPDSVMVLERSVVLVGLSDCVVDGEFSGAGAAPTREDNVKSLGELLRLISSKRQTSLPGLPDGMQLWQGTTWQPLRDMVKQCLDADPGRRPTAASVADRLARYVAIAQAMRGDGKPSGQPAASSGRVPPRPPLQTTASEQSAPAASRIGRRSLRVDLGIGGARAAHENRLSLARRPLTYSRRVIVVGAHPSCGRSTTTFMLGSLFVAVRGEPVLAMDGAPVSGDLNGYLVRQNTATPRDLTRLPMDAGHADIRRLTSLAPSGLEILAHRASYAVRSPAYAEEYRRILTMTARHYPVMLTDWAAPPRDPALDVALDMADRLIVCCTTSTYSVTAAAELLDDLRERGREELAGQALIVASRLGGIDKPLRDTEVEERFTDACAGTVLIPFDLHLSEHRAKELARLRGRTAEAFLDLAARVVSGPREAGAPDAG